The sequence below is a genomic window from Thermodesulfobacteriota bacterium.
CGCCTACATCGTGCTCCTGGTGGACGAGACGATCGCCACCGACTGGTGGTGTGACGACGGGATCGCCGCCCAGACCATCTGCCTGGCGGCCGTGGAGAGGGGCCTCGGGGGGTGCATGATCGGCAACGTGCAAAAGGACCGGCTCCGGGAGGCGCTGAAGATCCCTGCCCACCTGCGCATCCGCCTCGTGCTGGCCCTGGGCAAGCCCTCGGAGCGCGTCGTCCTCGAACCCCTCCCGCCCGACGGGGACGTCCGCTACTGGCGCGACCCCGAGGGGGTCCACCACGTGC
It includes:
- a CDS encoding nitroreductase family protein — translated: MTGFRDLVLRNRSYRRFDESHRISRETLLELVDLARQTPSAANRQPLKYVLCADPETNAAVFPCLGWAAYLKDWPGPGPGERPSAYIVLLVDETIATDWWCDDGIAAQTICLAAVERGLGGCMIGNVQKDRLREALKIPAHLRIRLVLALGKPSERVVLEPLPPDGDVRYWRDPEGVHHVPKRSLEEIVL